The DNA sequence GAGGGATGCCCACACCAAGGGTCATCCTTGCCTGGGGCCAACGTCGGTCTCGCCTAGCATCCTACGAGGATTGGCCGAGGCAACCCTCACCCTCGCTTGGGCGGGCAAGGCCGGTGTCGGGCGGGGGTTGGCTCGCCGGATGTGGTGAGGAAAGCCCTCGCTTGGAGGGTTGCCTCGCTAGATGCCGACGCaggcgagggtggccctcgctCGAAGATGGTGCGGACAtccctcgcccgaggccggcaTCGACcgggaagggaaaagaaaaaggcaaaaaaaagaaaaaagaaaatggaaatgaaaatagaaaaaatgggaaaaaatttaaaatggttAAAAACGAGAATATCTTTCTTTCAGATCTTCTTTTGAAGTAAAAATCGTATTTCAGACTCTTATTTAGAACAAGATCTactttacatttttatttaaaaaaatcggtGCATTTCaggttttcatttaattttttttttcgattttttttttttgtgttgggcCATAACGCCGAACTGGTTCGCTCGGCCCACTTGAGCGTTGACTATCTCCTAATCGTCGACTCCCCCCTCATGATTAGCCAATCACCATCGCCGTCGTGTCTTCAAAGCTAAACGAACTTCATTTTGTTCTTCCGTACCAGGAAGAAAGCGGGCCCCCAATTGCAGTTACATTACAGTCAGTCTTGTGGCTTCTCCTCCCAATCCTCGCTCCGATGATGCCATGCGATCGCGAAGTTCCCGCCGCTCTGAATCCACGGCGgtttctctcttcccctcctcGCGTTCCACGAGCCGAAGCACGGGGCGTCGCTGCGCACTGATCGCCGCCACGTCCTGCGGTATCTCCTGAGACCGACTGAGCCTGTCTTGTCTCGGATCTGCTGATTCCGTGGATCCACGGCGCAATCAATCTAGGCGCATACTctgcgatctctctctctctgccggAGTGTCGAGTGTTTGCCGTTTCTGTTCCCGTAGCGTCCGGAAAATGGAGGAGTTCATCGGGAAATTGCCGGCCATGGATCTGATGCGCTCGGAGCAGATGACCTTCGTCCAATTCATCATCCCCGTCGAGTCCGCTCATCGTGCCGTGTCCTATctcggcgaggtcggcctcgtcCAGTTCCGCGACGTAAGTGTGCTCCACTCCGATCATCACTTGACTCGTCCTGATTTATGTTGGAATTAGCATTGTGTAgacatttttctctttcctttttcggcTGTTGGAGAAATCTCGATCGAGTGGAAGAGAATGCCGGACCTTGTGAATTTTAAGATAGTTTCTGTCACTACCGTGGAGTTTGCTGATGGAATGATCAGGTCAGGTTCGATGATCCTGTCCTGTGGGTTTGCTGCTTGTGTAACTTGAAAATTTGAGAGCCGCAAAGAAGCACGACGGCCATGCGGACAGTTTtaactcttcttttctttttttgattttttggttaattcagtttatttcatatttgacaTCGGGAACAAGGAAGTTCTGGTGATTTCATATTTGACATGGAATCTGGATTTCATTTGACTCGTGAGGCAAGGTCTTTGGTTTTATGGTTAGTTCAGTTTATCGCGTCGTGAATGAGGAACTTCTGGGTTTCATATTGGCTACGGTATTTAGATTTTATTTGACTCATGAGGTAAGGTTTTTAGTGTAATTATATGTGCTCATGCTCTCTGTATTTTCGTCCGGGATCCATCAATGTGGTTACTTTCACACTTTTTTGACCTTATGGATTGTTCATGATCATTAGGTCTTTGGACAACTGTTAACACCTTTTTGTCCTTTGCAGTTAAATGCTGAGAAAAGCCCTTTCCAGAGAACATTTGTTAATCAGGTATCTTTGCTGCAACAGATCAAGTTCATTTTGCATGAGTGATGCTTACATTGAGGCATCATCTTGCCTATTATTGTTCATCTTGGTAATGTTATTTCGCAATGCAGGTGGTATTATGAGTTCGTGGAAACTCAGATAAGAAGAATTGTAGTTCGCACCTTTTTTTAGATGGAAGAAATTTCTCATTGTTCATGCCTTGTTTGAAAAATGGAACATGTAATAGGTTTGGGCTGTCATAATTAACAACATAGGCATTGCTTCTTTCTAGGATTGGGCACACTTACTATTATATTTAATTGCATCCATATGCATAAGGACCTCAAATATTAAGATAATAATTATGGTGTCCATATCACAATTTACGTATATCCAGGCTTTCCTCTGTGTTTGGCCCCCGAAAAAATACTCTCCTTCATGCATGTAACAGGGCAAGTTGTGTTCCCAAAAAACATGCATTTGTTAAATTTGTTTTAGCTTGTTCTTATTGACATCTTTGTAGTTTGTCGTTTGAAAAAGTTTTGGAGATGTCAGAAGTCTGCAGAGTCATATcacgtgatttttataattagGTGAAACGCTGCGCGGAGATGTCGAGGAAATTGCGGTTTTTTAAAGATCAAGTTGGTAAAGCTGGTATAAAGTCTCCTGAGAATCCAGTTGTGCAACCAGATGTTGTGTTGGAGGAAGTTGAGGTCCTTCTCGGCTTACTACTTTCCTCCCCTCTTCAACCACTGTCCATCTGTTATTTCCATCTTACTTGAGTCTGACTTCTTAAGGGACGTCCAGTTTGCCAGATTTGTCCTCTCTAATAGTAATATTCCTTTGTTACCAGATTCAGCTTGTTGAACATGAACATGAGCTAACTGAAATGAACTCTAACAGTGAGCGTCTCAGACAATCTTACAATGAGCTCCTGGAATATAAGATGGTATTGCAAGAGGTTAGTCTCATTTTTCAGTCTTATAATATACTGGAGATACTTCATTTCCTTTCCCGAGTGGACTTTCTTCTATTGATGTACCTATATATTGGAGAATGTGATTTGTCTCATTCTCCTCCACTTCCGTTTCCAGTTTCCACCCATTATTCCCCTTTTACATTTCAATGGGCATGTGCCATCACTGTGTTGTCAAAGATTGATTACTTGGCATACGGTGCAAATCCTAGCGGTACTAGCTTATCTTGCTGCTCTGCTGTGTTCATAAAACTGATCCAAGATGGAAATCATATTAGAGAAGTAATAATGATCATATGAATCTGTGTGGGTGGATGGTTACTTATTGTCAGTATTATATGCAGATTTACTAAAACATTGTTTGTAGAGGAAATGATGGTCTTCCCTGTGGGAAAGCAAACTTCTATGCCAGTATAGTCAATCAATCCTAGCTTTGGCATAGGACCTCTTTAGCCCTCTAATTTGCAGATTTTTATTTCTAAGACCTCTTGATGAGGTAAACACTGCGTGTATTAGCTACCTGATATTTAATGGTTTGCTTTATCTGAGAGTCGCGGTACTTTAGTTGCTTTACATGGTTCGTCCAATTGTGAAGTAATACACCACAACAAAGCGGATGTCAAGACTCAAATTTTTGTTTGCAGATTCAAATTTTGAGACCTCTTCCTTTGCATTAACATATATTTCCTTGGTGATGCTGCCAGGCAGGCAGCTTTCTTTTCTCAGGAAAGAACCATCCTGttgcagaagagagagaattggaTGAAACTGCATACTCAAATGATTATGTTGAGACTGCTTCCTTACTTGAAAAGGTACTTTCTGCAAGTGGCTTCTTGCAAAAAATTGTCTGCTGGATTATTCATCTTggattgcattttcttttccaaggaGATGAGACCAGGAGCATCCGAACAATCTGGTTTGAACTATGTCAGTGGGATTATTTGCCAGACCAAAGTACTTATATTTGAGAGGATGCTTTTTCGTGCGACAAGGGGCAATATGCTTTTCAATCAGGCGCCAGCCAATGAAGGCATCATGGACCCTGTAACATCTGAAATGGTTCTTTTCTTTCCAACTCTTCTTGGGATTGGTGATCTTTTTCCCGATACTTTTAGTATCTTAGAGTTGccgattttttttccctgtttcactccttaaaatatttattatcttTCAAGCCGCAAGCCGCTTGGTAGTGTTCATGCTTGAAAATAGAGACAAAAATTTAAGCTGGTCAGTGGAGCtgcttcttaaaaaaaaaaaaaaaaaattctgttctaGCAGGAGAATCCTGATTCTCTGACTTCATTTTTGCAGGTTGAGAAAGTAGTTTTCATGGTTTATTTCTCTGGAGAGCaagcaaggaaaaagataagaaaaatttgcGAAGCATTTGGTGCGAACTGTTATCCTGTTCCTGATGATATTACCAAACAAAGGCAAATGACTAGCGAAGTGAGTGCACTAATGACGTCGAGAATATGTCTTTCGCTTGCATGATACAGATATCTTGAACTGAAGTAACTATTGTTTTCCTAGAATTCTCACCTATTATGATCATCCTTTCAAAGTTTTTTCCATATGCTGATAAATCAACTTTTTGCCAACAATATCACAAAAATGTAACATGGATGTGGGTCATCAGGAATGTAATTAGCTAAATATCCATAGCCTTGTGGCTGTGTAATAACATATACTCTGTCTTGCACCTACGAAGCCCTTTCTATTATGCCTACAGCTTGAGGTTTCTGTTTTAGGTTTTGTCACGTCTTTCTGAACTGGAAGCAACCCTGGATGCGGGGATACGTCATCGAAATTCAGCCCTTAGTTCCATGAGCCTCCATCTGCCAAAATGGACAAATTTGGTGGGATATGTTTCTTTCCCCTTTAGTCAAACCATCAAAGGTTCATAAGCTgaggttttcttttccttttttccctttctagtAATCAATTgctttattttgcattttttctcAGGTAAGAAGGGAGAAAGCGGTATATGATACATTGAATATGCTTAATTTTGATGTTACGAAAAAGTGTCTTGTTGGAGAGGGATGGTGCCCAATCTTTGCCAAAGCTAAGGTGATTAACATGATTTATGCTTCCTTTTATCCCCATCTTATCTAGGTTTCTTAGGCTCGATtctaattttgattagaaacttCAGGGATTGAGAATTTTAAGGATATGTTCTATCCTTGCAGATCCAGGAGGTTCTGCAGCGTGCAACATATGATAGTAATTCACAAGTGGGCATCATATTTCATACGATGGATGCAGTAGAATCTCCGCCTACGTTTTTCCGAATGAATAAATTTACAAATGCATATCAGGAAATTGTTGATGCATATGGGTGAGCTGAATCGTGCCTACATCTTTAAgcatttttcatgattttatatAGATCTGTGATTTTCAGACTATAGCACGACAATTTTTGTATGTGAATAAACATGTAGTCATATATATTTAACAGGTTCATTGTCCTTTTAGTTTCTTATTGGGTTAGGTAAGTAGATTAGCTCAGAGTGCAAATTCCAAGTGTTTGCACTTGGAATTGCTGAGTAGGTTATTTCTCGTTCTCTTCTGCTTTAAACTGCTTACTCATGATTAAATCCTTGgcaaaaaatttgattgatttggtaATATGTCCCATTCAGCTTATATAATTCTTCGACTTTTGAAAGGACCTGCACTGTTTATTCAACTGATATTAGTTTCTTTTCTGTGGCAGAGTTGCGAGGTATCAAGAAGCAAATCCTGCAGTTTACACTGTCGTTACTTTTCCGTTTCTTTTTGCAGTGATGTTTGGTGATTGGGGTCACGGGATATGCTTGTTGTTGGGAGCTTTAGTCCTCATTGCTCGGGAAAGCAAGCTCAGTAATAAGGTATGTCGTGTCTGTAAGAGTAATGATTGATTATTTCACTAACAGAATATTTGTATCCCTCGCTTTTTAAAGTGAGAAAGTTTGTGGAatgtctccctctccctccctctctcacacacaaacacacagaCACACCCACGCACACAGAGAGGAGCTGCTTAATTTGTCTATATGCTTGGTTCTACGCTGATCTGATGAATCTATCAAGGTTCTTTTCTGACAGAAACTGGGCAGCTTTATGGAGATGTTATTTGGCGGACGCTATGTTCTCCTTTTGATGTCCCTATTTTCAATTTACTGTGGGTTGATTTACAATGAATTCTTCTCTGTGCCGTTTCACATATTTGGTCGGTCTGCTTACAAATGTCGGGATACTACTTGCAGGTTTGGCTTTATCTTTCTTGTAGTTCTCTGTCTatgacgaaatttttttacttgttTCTGGGGACACTTGGGCAGCTCAATTGTTTGGTCCAAAGTGTACTTGTTAAGGTGTTACTTCTGCTACTCATGAACAGTATAGCTCCATCATTAGAATTCACATGCAGCAGAAGCAGAttgaagaagttttttttttgtcagtttttccacaatttcaattttataggttgtttttttccctttgttagCACTTAGCTATTGACCAACCCGACGATCAGTCAAGCATCACAATGTATGTGTCGGGATAGTCATCATAGTCCTAGTTATTAACCTATCGATTTAGCTATTAATTTGTTTGGCTTGGGGATCTTGGCTCTTTGATTTTAGCTTTACTTGTAACATTAAATGTGCAACTTCttctaattttaataatattgatCCCTTAAAATCTGTACAAAGTATTAATGTTAGCACTTCAAGTCGCCccaaattcttttgaatttttcataaatcgGAGTGTTACTTCTGTTTTCGCAGGAAATTCAAAACTGGCACGTTAGCATGTTAGTTTCTTGATGAATGGACTCCAGTTGAACTGGTTGTGCTTTTTCTGGGAGATGTCGAAGTTATTGAAATTGTTCTAGTCTTGCTGTGTTCTAGTTTTGGATGCCAGAGATGTGGTTCTGAGTTGTGTACTATCTTCAAACTGGTAATGGGATTTGATCTTGAGGTCATATTACACTGATGCAAACCAATGGCAGGGGTGTCAAACTGTGCTagttcaaaaatattgaaaagatACAGCATTTTATTCTTGTCAATGTAGAATGGTTTCAATATATGTATATTTTCATCAGCACTTCGTTTTGATGGAGAACGAAGGGTGCCTGAACTTGTATGTTTATTGCATACATCTCTCTGTCGTTGAAATAGACCAACAAACTTATGTTCTCTAAACGAAACATTGTGTATTAGGAAGACCAAATTTACATGTCTAGCTACCATTTATGAGCCAACCCGCTCttgatttcatcattttttctttactaaGGACCATTTCGAATATTTGAAGGTTCTCGCTTCTTTTGTTGCATCGTGTATGACCAGACCAACACAATATCTATGTTTGGTTTTGTCGTATATGTATTCTCATAACTTACTTATTCTGCTTGCTTGGACCAGTGATGCACGTTCAGCTGGTTTAATTAAATACCGAGACCCTTATCCATTCGGTGTAGATCCTAGTTGGCGTGGAAGTCGTTCTGAACTTCCTTTCTTGAACTCACTCAAGATGAAGATGTCGATTCTGTTGGGTGTGACGCAAATGAATTTAGGGATCATCTTGAGTTATTTCAATGCAAGATATTTTGAAAGTTCTCTGGATATCAGGTGTGTGTTCCCTCCTTGAaacatttctctcttttctccagAGCTGATGCGGATATCACACTTTTACACGAGAGTATGCTACGGACGTATCACTTAGCTTAGGTCATCTAGATATGAAGCATGAGAGTATTGaactaaacttttaattttgtcttaGGTATCAGTTTGTGCCACAGATGATCTTTCTCAACAGCCTTTTTGGATATCTATCACTTCTTATTGTTATCAAGTGGTGCACCGGTTCTCAAGCCGATCTTTACCATGTTATGATTTACATGTTTCTGAGTCCTACTGATGATCTTGGGGAGAACCAACTGTTTTGGGGCCAGCGGCCACTTCAGGTActgtttttatttattgatgCGTAAGATTTattctcgtgttccttatttcATCAATTATGTGAAACTTTGCAGATCCTTCTATTACTTTTGGCTCTCATTGCTGTCCCATGGATGCtttttcctaaaccttttatattgaaAAGGCTTCACATTGAGGTACATCACTTGTTAAATGTCTCTTGTTCCCCTTTCTTTAGCCAATTATTAAGTTAGAGACAACTTCCTTTCGGTTAATTTGATAGAGAGAACTAGTCGGTTCATGgattaatcaaattattttaTCCTTATGTCCATCTATAAGCTTTTCTCTGAAGAACTCGAGGTTTGTGAGTGAAGTATGTTTCTTTATTTAGCCGCATTAATTATCAACATATAAAATGTTTGACCATGTGGGTGAAGAGGGATACATAATCCAGTCTAATGTTGGTTTAAAGATTTTACTGGCATGTATGACACAAAAGACAGTTCCGGTGGATTTCCTTCTACTCCCAATCCCATCTTATCCCCTTGAAGCCTAACAAATGTTGATTTCCAAGAAATACATTGTACACGGAAAAGgagatgcattttttttttcatgagagtgTGATAGTGTCTCTCCTCTGAAACAGATTGAAGAAAGAGTCATTGATGAATTAGATATTTCTTTATCTAATGGATATTTTTCCGTGTCATGCCTTCAGCGATTCCAAGGTCGTACTTACGGGGTGCTTGGTATTTCTGAGATGGATGTTGAAGCAGAGCCTGATTCTGCCCGCGCCCTGCAACATCATGAGGATTTTAATTTCAGTGAGGTTTTTGTGCATCAAATGATACACTCAATAGAATTTGTTTTAGGTGCTGTTTCCAATACAGCTTCTTATCTTCGTCTTTGGGCTTTGAGGTACATCCATttgccttttcctttattttgacCCCCAACCCACCCCCCCCAATTGATGTCATGGTCCTGAAATGATGTCTGGCTGCTTTTATAGCTTGGCCCACTCGGAATTGTCGACGGTCTTCTATGAGAAAGTGCTCCTACTTGCCTGGGGGTAAGTTTGGCTTTAATTTCGGGCCTTTGCATTACTGCAGTGATGCCGGAAAAAGAATGCGCTCACTTATTTTGCTATTTAGTGTATGAGTTTGTTCATGATGATTTAGATTTTTGAACATTCATGTCAAAGGAATGCAGGCAGCCTAGGTCTCGTTGTCCTGTAGCTCAGCCGCTGACCTTTTTTGTGCTCTAGAATTAGAATATTATGGTTCGTTACATAACATATGGGGAACTTGGCAATATCGTAATTTTGTAAAGTGGGTTATGatcccatatatatatatatattaagaaaGCTTGTAATTTCATTCTTATTAACTTACGTAAATCGAGCAAAATTTCAATAAAGCAAGTGCAATTTGATTACTTTAGAATTAGCCGAGTCATATACTATAGTCACGACCCTTTTTATTCTATGATCTAGAACGGGATACTCATGTTTACATCAGGTCATCAGGAGATGCACCCGTCCAAATTATTTGATGGACAAACTTAGCTTTGGGGGTGCGGGATTTTACACTTAGGGCATACGTTTGGTAAATTGAATATACCGATAACATAAGCATTGCACTTTAGTGTCAACAGTTTTAAGTGCTGAATAGGGAATAAAAATCTGTTTTATAATAGTCGATGAGTGTTGAGTACCAAATATAGTTAATTTTATACCAAACATGGAGTTGTGTAGATTATTGGTAGTTTTTGGCAACATAATTGGTAAAATCTTAACTTCCATTAAGTAATTTTATCAGTGCATCAATTAAATCCTTTACTTAACGCACTTAATGATGTTTATTTTTGTCAGCACTTAATATGGTTATCAAACACACCGTTAGTGCATCTTTTGAAGGATGTTTGCAAATAACTAAAATTGTGGAGCTATTTGCTTACTTTTTGCTCTAGAACCTTAAATTATATCTGGTCTTAGTGGTGGCAAATAGGGCGGGCCGGCGCACACGGTCTTTTTTTTAGTGGCCGCTAGTCCTAAAAAGTCCTTTGGTCCCATATATAAATAATGAAAGTGGACCAAAGGGccaaaaaagtttggaataggGCCGGCCCCAACTGTGCTCAGCCCGGCCAGCCCGCTAAAGTAAAAAGGCCGTTCCAAGCCGGAGGCGGTCCGCCATTTTCTACCTCTCTCTGGTCTCAATGTCGGTTTACTGCGGGCACATTTACTTTTTTGTCAATGAGCCTGGTCATCGTGTCTTAATGCATGTTGGTTAGAAAAGGTCATCACAATGAAGCAGGCtacgtcttttttctttttctttggggtATTGGGATACCATATGTATGATGTCGTGCAAAGAAGTAATTATAGTTTTGGTTATTGCAGGTATGACAATGCGATCATTCGGTTGGTGGGTCTCGCCGTTTTTGCTTTTGCAACTGCCTTCATTCTTCTAATGATGGAGACCTTGAGCGCCTTCCTTCATGCCCTGCGTCTTCACTGGGTAGAATTCCAAAATAAGTTTTACCATGGTGATGGTTACAAATTCAAACCTTTCTCCTTTGCATTGTTAAACGATGATGACGAGTAATCACAGACCTGTTATCCCAGTTTTGAGACTTAGGATATGTAGAGAGGAAGGAATTAACTAACGAAACGAGAAGTAGAGAATGCACGGAAAAATAACGGTATCCCTTAGGTGGTTTTTAGGTTTGGTGACATGGTGCTTGGTACATAGTACATTTGGGAAGATAGTCTCTGTTTCTTTCAACCTGTCGGTATATATGACGGTCACCTGGAGGAAGTCTATTTCATTCATCTTTTGCTACAAGTTTTACTTTGAGTAGGATTATCTTTTGTAAAGAGGGAGCCATGGAGCTATTGTACATGGAGCTTTTGTACCATACAAATTTTGGCGTCGAGTCCCTCGAAGTCAGATATGTAAATTTCAGTCTGAAGCTAGCTTGGATTCGAGATAATAAGCAATTTTTATTTCCATTGTTTGCAATACGAGTAATTTCCAGCGTGATGGACTGTCTATCTTTGTGAGAACTGTCGACAGTCTACATCGAATATAACTTCTAATGCGGAAGAGAATGGATGATTGCTCGCTTATTTTTTGAGTTGTTTTAGTAGCTTTTTTACCCATATTCTATCTCTTATGGAGTGAGGGTGCTGGTCTcctatttcttatttattagaaattttctatttgctaGGATTATGGTTTTACAGGTTGTGGCGCTATAAATACCGACTTTGCAAGTTTACCTATGTAGTCTTGTTGCAGGAAATGCCTGTTTCTATCTTCTGAGCTCTTCATTTTGTGTCATTTGATTCTTCAACCTTGTCCAACATTCCGATGCATCTGCAATATTGTTGTGCTTGTGCCTGCAAATAAATCTCGAGCGATGAAGTTTGGATGAAATCGAAGTCGCAAATGCAAGAGTAGGATTTTCTATAGTAGTGCACGGATACCTCTCTCTGGAGAGTagggtctttctttttttttttttttttggagaatagGTACtgaacctattgcatttttacaaAGCAGCAGCATCGAGATGGCCTTTCATTTCATTCGCTAGACAGTTCTTGACCGCATGGTGTAAAGTGCTTTTGCATATAGGGTAATGTTTAGACTGCGGGCGCTCATTTTAGGTTCCGACCAAAGCTTTTGGGCAATCTGAATATGAGATTGATTGCACTTAATGGTACGTGAATCGAAGATATATCGTGTGCCTAATCCGTCACGTCTCCCCTACAAGCTATTgttgacccaaaaaataatCCATCCTGACACGTGCTCAAAACGTGAAGGAGAACCACAGCGGAATACCAGAGCATGAATAGACCATACGTACGGCACGTGGATACTATCATATGTATGCTAATCTACTGGAGGTTGCTCACGTGCCAATCGACAATGGTGTGTATTGATGCCATGTGTCTATTTGTTGAATACtacgtcgaaattgaaatgatCACTGAGTTTGGCGTCGACAACAGGTCATGTTGTCAGAGATTTGGaatggtaaaaaataaatgCGCGTCCGAAGCAAAGAGCGGTTATTTTTTGGACACCCGGCAATAGAGTGGTCATGAACATTTATATGAGCCCCTGCACTTCATAAAGATAACTGCCCGAGGGCCTCATCGTGGGACTTGTGAGGACTAAAGAACGTGGGCATGATCGATAGAGGCAACTGGAAGGATTCATGTTACTAGGAGTCCTTGGAGAACTATCGATAGTTATACGACCACCTATACAGCAGAGACAACAGCCCAAGAATGTGGTCGATCAGTTGATGAAGAATAGTGAACGCGAAAATAGTCAATGAAGACTATTtgaaagttgtaaccgccaagGAGCAATTATCACTCAACCATTATAAGTACTATCAGGTGTCAACTGAAAGGAGCCCtcgacaaatcaaacaaatttatctttacttatcgTATTGCACTTTACTTTCCTTAGTTGTAACTTTTAGGTTCTcgtcatcgagtcaaactccaatGTGTATCTTTGTCCTCGACACTTTGCCGCCGAGTCAAACTCCAGTATAGTGTCGAAGCGTTTTCGAGCTTTGTCGTCGAGTCAAAACTCCGTCGAAATTTATTTACATTGGTTCGTTTGTAAAAAATTGTGCTTCGTAGACCTTTATGTCGAATTAAACTTTGGTTCGGTTTGTGTAAGTATAATTTTACTGAAGATTCATTAGtggatttcttgattttctagaTCACTTATGTCCGGAATAGCCATAAGACCCTTTTGCTACATTTAAAAATCGAATAGCTACTTTCGATAAAAGATTATTTGTTGCGGGACAAATTCCGACGAAACCACTATATAGACTATTGTGCTTGATTTTCTCATTATCATCGGGGCACCTCGAACAGTCTTTTCTACTGCACCTAACATATCACGCAACTGAATTCAAAGAACTTCAAGAAATTAGGTTCTCAATTGTGGATTACTAATCAATGTCTTGACGataccatcatgcattctaATACTAAATGTCACCAATACTCTCAACATCATGTTCAACATTGTTACCGTATTGCACTTTACAACTACTTGTACATTGATTAGTAGCAAACTAGCTACTGTTTAGTGTAGCATGGAAATATGAGCCACAGTCCATAA is a window from the Rhodamnia argentea isolate NSW1041297 chromosome 8, ASM2092103v1, whole genome shotgun sequence genome containing:
- the LOC115738192 gene encoding V-type proton ATPase subunit a1-like isoform X1 — its product is MPECLSRKAPSLWYSVLSAAPLSLSLSLSLSLSAGVSSVCRFCSRSVRKMEEFIGKLPAMDLMRSEQMTFVQFIIPVESAHRAVSYLGEVGLVQFRDLNAEKSPFQRTFVNQVKRCAEMSRKLRFFKDQVGKAGIKSPENPVVQPDVVLEEVEIQLVEHEHELTEMNSNSERLRQSYNELLEYKMVLQEAGSFLFSGKNHPVAEERELDETAYSNDYVETASLLEKEMRPGASEQSGLNYVSGIICQTKVLIFERMLFRATRGNMLFNQAPANEGIMDPVTSEMVEKVVFMVYFSGEQARKKIRKICEAFGANCYPVPDDITKQRQMTSEVLSRLSELEATLDAGIRHRNSALSSMSLHLPKWTNLVRREKAVYDTLNMLNFDVTKKCLVGEGWCPIFAKAKIQEVLQRATYDSNSQVGIIFHTMDAVESPPTFFRMNKFTNAYQEIVDAYGVARYQEANPAVYTVVTFPFLFAVMFGDWGHGICLLLGALVLIARESKLSNKKLGSFMEMLFGGRYVLLLMSLFSIYCGLIYNEFFSVPFHIFGRSAYKCRDTTCSDARSAGLIKYRDPYPFGVDPSWRGSRSELPFLNSLKMKMSILLGVTQMNLGIILSYFNARYFESSLDIRYQFVPQMIFLNSLFGYLSLLIVIKWCTGSQADLYHVMIYMFLSPTDDLGENQLFWGQRPLQILLLLLALIAVPWMLFPKPFILKRLHIERFQGRTYGVLGISEMDVEAEPDSARALQHHEDFNFSEVFVHQMIHSIEFVLGAVSNTASYLRLWALSLAHSELSTVFYEKVLLLAWGYDNAIIRLVGLAVFAFATAFILLMMETLSAFLHALRLHWVEFQNKFYHGDGYKFKPFSFALLNDDDE
- the LOC115738192 gene encoding V-type proton ATPase subunit a1-like isoform X2 — translated: MEEFIGKLPAMDLMRSEQMTFVQFIIPVESAHRAVSYLGEVGLVQFRDLNAEKSPFQRTFVNQVKRCAEMSRKLRFFKDQVGKAGIKSPENPVVQPDVVLEEVEIQLVEHEHELTEMNSNSERLRQSYNELLEYKMVLQEAGSFLFSGKNHPVAEERELDETAYSNDYVETASLLEKEMRPGASEQSGLNYVSGIICQTKVLIFERMLFRATRGNMLFNQAPANEGIMDPVTSEMVEKVVFMVYFSGEQARKKIRKICEAFGANCYPVPDDITKQRQMTSEVLSRLSELEATLDAGIRHRNSALSSMSLHLPKWTNLVRREKAVYDTLNMLNFDVTKKCLVGEGWCPIFAKAKIQEVLQRATYDSNSQVGIIFHTMDAVESPPTFFRMNKFTNAYQEIVDAYGVARYQEANPAVYTVVTFPFLFAVMFGDWGHGICLLLGALVLIARESKLSNKKLGSFMEMLFGGRYVLLLMSLFSIYCGLIYNEFFSVPFHIFGRSAYKCRDTTCSDARSAGLIKYRDPYPFGVDPSWRGSRSELPFLNSLKMKMSILLGVTQMNLGIILSYFNARYFESSLDIRYQFVPQMIFLNSLFGYLSLLIVIKWCTGSQADLYHVMIYMFLSPTDDLGENQLFWGQRPLQILLLLLALIAVPWMLFPKPFILKRLHIERFQGRTYGVLGISEMDVEAEPDSARALQHHEDFNFSEVFVHQMIHSIEFVLGAVSNTASYLRLWALSLAHSELSTVFYEKVLLLAWGYDNAIIRLVGLAVFAFATAFILLMMETLSAFLHALRLHWVEFQNKFYHGDGYKFKPFSFALLNDDDE